Sequence from the Montipora foliosa isolate CH-2021 chromosome 12, ASM3666993v2, whole genome shotgun sequence genome:
TGTTATGTTTGCCGGTCAAGAACAAGAAGAGACGTGGTTTATGATATTACACGACACCTGGGTCATGTTCGATATCCTCGGCGGTGTCGGATCCATATTGCATCTTGTTGCCCTAAGCTGGGATAGACTCTGCGCTATCGTCTGGCCTCTAAAACATCGGATCTACACCAAGAAACGTTATTTACTCATTCTGGCTTTGATTTGGATCGTGGCAGTACCGGTTGCAATCTGTTCTAAACCAGGAACAAAATTTGCACCAAAGGCGTACAACGTAGCTGTCATAATACTCTGTTTCTTTGTTCCACTGTTAATTGTGTGCGCGACACAGGCGGTTTTATTGATATCGCTTCGTAAAAAAAAGACACTGATTCCCTATAAGCTGAAAAGAAGTCTTCGCAGAGAGGTTCGTGTTGCAAAGACGGTGGTTGCAATGATTGCTCTTTTCGTTATCGGTTGGCTTCCATTCTTTACACTCTCATTGATAAGTTACCTAAGGCCACAGATAGCGCCAACATGGCAAGCTATTTGCGCCGTCAAATTTCTTCAATACAGCAACTCCGTCGCCAATCCTGTGCTATATGCACGCAAGTTCCCGCATTTTCGTAGAGCGTTTGCAGCCTTGCTTTGCCCTTGTCGCGAAGTTGGAAAAAGCGCACGAAATGTTGGAAAGAGTTTCAAAACAGCAGTTTCATCTTTATCATTAGGTGCGACTCAAAGGAATAGCAATCACAAGCCTTTTCCGCAAGTTAACAGCCGCAATTGCAGTGCTTCGTTTCAACGTTCGACATTAAATGCGGGAGAGATCAATACTGACCCTCTGCCAACAGAAGAAATAAACTTGATGTTCCACATTTCTTAAAAGTAGCAACAGTAGGATTGGTAGGAGGATAAGCATACTCATTGAAGGGTTACGCTATTTGAGAA
This genomic interval carries:
- the LOC137981209 gene encoding histamine H2 receptor-like, which codes for MSHQTVPWAVAYSIVALAILFGNGLVIISFGKNTFLRTHANYFIVSLAATDCFVGIISIPWWIAVMFAGQEQEETWFMILHDTWVMFDILGGVGSILHLVALSWDRLCAIVWPLKHRIYTKKRYLLILALIWIVAVPVAICSKPGTKFAPKAYNVAVIILCFFVPLLIVCATQAVLLISLRKKKTLIPYKLKRSLRREVRVAKTVVAMIALFVIGWLPFFTLSLISYLRPQIAPTWQAICAVKFLQYSNSVANPVLYARKFPHFRRAFAALLCPCREVGKSARNVGKSFKTAVSSLSLGATQRNSNHKPFPQVNSRNCSASFQRSTLNAGEINTDPLPTEEINLMFHIS